In a single window of the Palaemon carinicauda isolate YSFRI2023 chromosome 10, ASM3689809v2, whole genome shotgun sequence genome:
- the LOC137648101 gene encoding uncharacterized protein: MREFKTNDQVLVCHPIPGAPLREKYAGPYKIVHRTSKVNYILSTPDRKRQTQLVHVNLLKPYITPVKKVSPYIALVITKANTEATKVPNLTIDEETNDVMPFGLCNAPATFQHMMAEITRCIKDVFAYLDDIVIASKTWEEHLSTLEELSTPAKSRADNQPR; the protein is encoded by the exons atgagagagttcaaaactAACGACCAAGTTTTAGTGTGTCATCCTATTCCTGGCGCTCCCTTACGAGAAAAATATGCTGGACCTTACAAGATCGTTCATAGGACCTCCAAAGTAAACTACATACTCAGCACTCCAGACCGAAAACGACAaactcaattagttcatgtaaacctcCTTAAACCCTATATCACTCCAGTCAAAAAGGTGAGTCCTTATATTGCTTTAGTGATAACCAAAGCTAATACAGAGGCAACAAAGGTACCTAACCTAACAATAGATGAGGAaactaatgatg TAATGCCCTTTGGACTCTGTAATGCCCCTGCAACGTTCCAGCACATGATGGCAGAGATAACTAGATGTATTaaagatgtgtttgcatatctcgacgacattgtgattgccagcaagacctgggaagaacatcttagcACCTTGGAAGAACTTTCAACACCTGCAAAAAGTCGGGCTGACAATCAACCTCGCTAA